A genomic stretch from Lathyrus oleraceus cultivar Zhongwan6 chromosome 2, CAAS_Psat_ZW6_1.0, whole genome shotgun sequence includes:
- the LOC127118696 gene encoding probable terpene synthase 2 yields MSSVAHSTNPDDKFNLQRNLADFHPNIWGEYFLQYASESIEVDQNIRAQIETLKVEVRKMLLSKTENEMLRVNLIDSICRLGLSYHFTHEIDDVLQHIHKSCVENEEIILEDNLCSIAVLFRVLRQQGFRVSSNVFTKFKDEQGNFSKKLVTDVEGMLSLYEASHMMIHGEDILEDAQVFAATNLEAIATQLNPSLASQVKYTLKQAIHKNFPRLEARRYISIYEQIPFHSEVLLTLAKVDFNMLQTLHQKEFGNICKWWIGLDVPKNFSFARDRIVECCFWILAVYYEPQFSQARKMMTKLIAMLSIIDDTYDAYGTIDELELFSKAIERWDIKNLDDLPDYMKLIYRTVLKALEEIEHMTKEGRLFTLKYYIKEFQMVVHAFMTEARWLNNNYVPTIEEYLKFSKISTGQSLLITCSFIGMGDIATENIFKWVSNKPKMVNAVATLCRLMDEIVSNEFEHKRGHVCSLLDCIIKQNDMSREDAIQECRERIANTWKDINEECLMPTEVPMPFMTRAINLSRFMDVVYKYKDNYTHSEGLMTSYIKDVLVDPVPI; encoded by the exons ATGTCTTCTGTTGCTCACTCTACCAATCCTGATGATAAATTCAACTTGCAAAGAAATCTTGCTGATTTTCACCCTAACATTTGGGGAGAATATTTCCTTCAATATGCTTCTGAATCTATT GAAGTTGATCAGAATATTAGAGCACAAATTGAAACATTAAAAGTTGAAGTGAGAAAGATGCTTCTCTCAAAAACTGAAAACGAAATGCTAAGAGTAAATTTGATTGATTCAATATGTCGTTTGGGCTTGAGCTATCATTTTACACATGAGATTGATGATGTTTTGCAACATATTCATAAGAGTTGTGTTGAAAATGAAGAAATAATTCTTGAAGACAACCTTTGCTCTATTGCTGTGCTATTTAGGGTCTTGAGGCAACAAGGATTTCGTGTTTCCTCAA ATGTGTTCACCAAGTTCAAGGACGAGCAAGGAAACTTTAGTAAAAAACTTGTCACCGATGTTGAAGGAATGCTAAGCTTGTATGAAGCATCACATATGATGATTCATGGAGAGGACATTTTAGAAGATGCACAAGTTTTCGCTGCCACCAATTTAGAGGCCATCGCTACCCAATTAAACCCTTCTCTTGCATCACAAGTCAAATATACTTTAAAACAGGCTATTCACAAGAACTTTCCTAGGCTAGAGGCACGACGCTACATTTCTATCTATGAACAAATTCCTTTTCATAGTGAAGTTTTACTCACTTTGGCAAAAGTAGATTTTAATATGCTTCAAACCTTACATCAAAAAGAATTTGGTAACATTTGCAA GTGGTGGATTGGATTGGATGTTCCTAAAAACTTCTCTTTTGCACGAGATAGGATTGTGGAATGTTGCTTTTGGATTTTAGCAGTATATTATGAACCCCAATTTTCTCAAGCAAGGAAAATGATGACAAAACTAATTGCCATGTTATCGATAATTGACGATACTTATGATGCATATGGAACTATTGATGAATTGGAACTTTTTTCCAAGGCAATTGAGAG GTGGGATATTAAGAACTTGGACGATCTTCCCGACTATATGAAATTAATTTATAGAACAGTCTTGAAGGCTTTGGAAGAAATTGAACACATGACTAAAGAAGGGAGACTCTTTACCCTTAAATACTACATAAAAGAA TTCCAAATGGTAGTCCATGCATTTATGACTGAAGCAAGATGGCTCAACAATAACTATGTACCAACAATAGAAGAGTActtgaaattttcaaaaatttcaacAGGTCAATCATTATTGATAACATGTTCATTCATTGGCATGGGCGACATAGCCACAGAGAACATCTTCAAATGGGTTTCAAATAAACCAAAAATGGTGAATGCTGTTGCTACTTTATGTAGACTAATGGATGAAATTGTATCCAATGAG TTTGAACATAAAAGGGGACATGTTTGCTCATTGTTGGATTGCATTATAAAGCAAAATGACATGTCAAGGGAAGATGCTATTCAAGAATGTAGAGAAAGAATTGCAAATACTTGGAAAGATATAAATGAGGAATGTCTTATGCCAACTGAAGTTCCAATGCCTTTTATGACTCGAGCTATCAACCTTTCACGTTTTATGGATGTTGTTTACAAATATAAAGATAACTACACACATTCAGAAGGATTGATGACGTCATACATCAAAGACGTCCTTGTGGATCCAGTTCCAATTTAA